The region CTGCCAGCAGCAAGTGTAGCAGCACCAGATAAGAAACTAGAGTGTTGAAAAGCACCCTTCTTTTTCTGACCAACATACAATTTTCTTGATGCACTCAGCACAAATATCCATTTTGACCCCTCACTTGTATTCACTACACTCCCGTCCTCCCCATACACTAGCTTCCCTTCCACCACTTTCACTTCATATGTTTCCCTTTCTTTCTGCAAACACCAAAACATAACTATCAACATTAGCCTACTATAAAAAAACTATTCAGTCCGGACAGATGATTGGTTCCCGGTTCAATTGATCGAACCTGTCCGGTTCTTTAAACACTGGTACAGAGTTACAGACAGACATAGGTTTAATTAGACTTACTGGTCCAAGATATTTGATGCAATCTCGTTGTAGAACATTTCTTGCACACCTCTCAATGTTTATTTCTTTACCATCACCAATGTCCAACCTTCAATTTTACAAGAACAACATGTTAAGTTCAGcaaatacaaacattattattactataagaagatttttttatatataccaGTAAAAGAAAGGCTGAGGGCTCTTGCTATCACACCAAATATCATAGTACATATGTAAATTATGTCCATATCTATGCCGCGGATCGATctgtataattaaaataaacagtCAAGTAGGATTTTATGAtccaaattttttttcttgattcTGACTCTAAATCAGCAAATGCTAATTTAAGatagaaattgaaaaattgagaCTTACAGCTTCAAGCCAGTGTTGTAATGCTAATTTTTGAGCTTTCTCATCCTTTGACAACCCCTTCCCAACCTGAAACAATGAATCTTACGTCAAGATAACAATAATATTACACATAATTTCAATCATCAAACTAGCAAATTAAGAACCGAACCGGACAGACCCGAATGTCAGTCCGGTTCGGTTCTTTCCTAAAAACTAGTGGCCATACTGGTTCAGTTTTTAAGACACTGCATCAAACAGAATGTATTTTCTTGATTTACCTTAGCAGCTCTTGTGGCAGCTCTAGTCCACTTTGATACAGCAGTTTCATGCTTCTCAATGTTAAAGAATGACACTGAACTTCTCCTCAGAGCAGCAAAATCCAAAGCTTTCCACCTGAATTTTCACATCTTTATCAGAATAAACTCAATTATACCCGAAAATGTCAAAGAATCAAGAACAggtatagataaataaaatgaCAAATCAACAAACCAGAGTTCTTCAACTACAACAGCACAATCAGCAAGATTCCTTCTTGTTCTGTAACTTTTATATACTTTCTGAACAGTAGTTGCAGCAGCATCAAGCTCACTCAGTGGTCTCGGAGAAAAGAACAAAAACGGTTCAGGAACTATAATTGTCGGTTTCTTTATCCGAATCGTTTCTTGATGATGAACTTTATTACACTTTCTAGAATCAGAAGCTTTTTCAGGTTTTTCTTCATCCCAATTCTTGAAGCTCAGTGACCTTTCTAGCATAATTTGCCCTGGATATTCTTGTTCTTCTTCTACAGAACCCTTTGTAATAACCTTATCAATGGTGTCTGTTGTTCCAAAGAACTTGAGAGAGATTATATTATTCCAAGCAGAAATTAGCAGTGAAAGAGAAAGGCCCATTCAGCAGTagactttttttataataagtTTTGTTTCTGTTGTTTGGTATCAGAAACAGTCAATCAGCCaataagaatataattaatgtaatttatcaaaaaataccaacttGGAATTCAATATTATTAGATTGAAAAAAGAAACCGGTTCACCTAAAAAATGCAGAAGACGGGTTGGTCTTAAATAGAGGCTATTTACAAGTTTGAAAAATCAAAGTTGGTGTGTGGAAATATACAGCTTcaaggaaaataaaaagaaagattGCAGAAGTTCATAATTAGCTAATGAAGCATGTTTTATACGACCAAATATAATTAGAGttgatttagttgttttttttgttcttgttaAGTTCTTCTGTTGTGTCCATTTTGATGTGtgttttttgttaaaattgatataatatAAAGTTTATCAAATTGCATGTACATCATGATtgtttttataatgatttttgaTATTAAAACATCAATGATTCACGTCTTTAGAAGGAAATGACGGCATCAATTTGGAAATTAAGATGGTGTCGTTTTGTGGAGTTGCTTGGCTGCTAGGGTAGTTGAGGCTCTGGGGTCAGCATGTGTTATTTAGATgatattgacaaaaaaaatttcaatttgagtATAACAAATTGATAAGCTTTGAGAGCCAATAATTGAAGGCTTCTGTGGTCCATATTATTGAACAAGTCTTTGGACTTGACCATATTGTTCCATGTAGCTACTCAATACTTCCTCCTCCACACCTACCTAATCGACTTAAATATGCATTAAACCAGTGTTTTATGGGagttggttcaagtggtaagcggcttgatattGCTTAAGTAAGGTTTCGGGTTCGAGTCTtatgaatgcagaaaattcccactgatagagtcacccaccatgccaggtgcgtgACATGGGTCGGATTAATCAGGACGAGGCCCTGAAAACCGGATGGTCAACAAATAAATCAAACCGGATTGGTTGGTTCAATCAGTTCAACCGAATATCAAATTCAGTGCAGCCCGAATATTCTATAAAAACCAACCATACCATTCAACctctttatttattagttaaatatgatatatttactaattttttatcAATAGACTTGAtctacaaaaaaatatatatgtcttatataaattgcataaacatattttttttatctaactAATTGAATTGATGGCCACAACAGTTCAACCATGGATtcgacttttttttaaatattgttttaaaccAATGATTACCGAACCGAACTGAAATAGCCACTTCAACCGGAAAGCGGCCACATGCCTAGGCCAATTGACCCAAAAAGACAGTAATCAAATCCAACCGGTTTGGATCGGAATAAACCGGACCGAGCCGGCAATTGAATTGGTTAAACCGGCAGGTGAGCCATTAGTCATACCAGTTCGGTCACCGGTTCAACCGAAAACCATATCAGTTTGATCACCAGTTGGGTTTCTAAAGCACTGCATGCAACtataaattaagttatttaAGCAGTAAATCACAGCACTTGTGGTCCACTCCACCAGCTCTATCCCAACTTAATTTATCAGCTTTCAGTGGCTGgaatatttatagttttacaGCTTTGACAAACAATTGCATTAATTTATGGGATGcagatattttaatttcatacaaAAAGACAACATTTGAAGGGATGCGACTCTTCACCTATAACAATTAAAGGATAAACATAGATCAAACAGTTTTTTCATTAAACTAAAGCCACTATTTTTTACAGAAAACACAAATGGTGATCTAATTTGAAGTTGCAAAACTATAAGGTATTAGTTACCGACAAGTACAAAGTCCATCTAATTAGCTTAACTGGTCAGAGATTAATCATGCTGATATTGCTTGGGGTTTCTGTCGTGGTGGAATTCGAAGCCAGATCTTCATCGTGTCATATGCAGTGAAGCCAATCGCTACAGATGGGACAATCTGAGAATGAAATGAACTTTGTCAGCAAAAGAACACGCTGGATTAAGGCCTACGTCAAATAGAGATAAACAACTACAAAAATTATCCGAATGAATTACCTATGATAACAGATAACTAAATTTGGATTCAATTTAAAGATTCGGTATGCTTATAATTGATGACCAACAACATTACAATGTTTTGGAACAGTCAAGAAGGTAAATCATCCACCTGTGAGCTAGTTGGCCGTAAATCCCTAGTTAACGGACAGTATATCGAGGTATTGTATCAAAGAGCATTACCTTAATGTAGTTAATGCTGAGGCCTGCAAATAATTGTCTCCATCCTTGATTGCGGACTATAGTAGATAGTCCATCCCACGTGTTCCTGTATCTGCTGTGACCTTGAACTGAAGGTTGAAGATTCTCAACCTGACATAAAACATTCAAGAGTTACTTCTTAACTTCCATATACATAAGGCGAGTTTTATATCAATATTTTCTGCCATTTTACACTTTCAAGTCTAAAAATTATGGTATCCCTTCAACCATCAAAATGATGTCCCACTTCCACATACTATGCATGTGCAAAACAACCAACAGATACCAACTCCAACATGTACACGAGCATTGCATACCTGCATTTGTCTCCTAACGACATCTAATGGATATGTGAAGGTCTGTCCAAGTAATCCAGCAAGTGCTCCACATGAAAGACGCATCACAATTGAGTTTTGTTTCTCTTCAGGAACATGCCTCTTAAGTTCCTCGTAAACATAGAACTTCAAACCAGCATAAGGAAGGATTCCAGTGAGCGTAGGGCCTGGTTAAACAACACACAatcattaaaaatcaaatacatAATAG is a window of Mercurialis annua linkage group LG2, ddMerAnnu1.2, whole genome shotgun sequence DNA encoding:
- the LOC126669717 gene encoding IQ domain-containing protein IQM4 codes for the protein MGLSLSLLISAWNNIISLKFFGTTDTIDKVITKGSVEEEQEYPGQIMLERSLSFKNWDEEKPEKASDSRKCNKVHHQETIRIKKPTIIVPEPFLFFSPRPLSELDAAATTVQKVYKSYRTRRNLADCAVVVEELWWKALDFAALRRSSVSFFNIEKHETAVSKWTRAATRAAKVGKGLSKDEKAQKLALQHWLEAIDPRHRYGHNLHMYYDIWCDSKSPQPFFYWLDIGDGKEINIERCARNVLQRDCIKYLGPKERETYEVKVVEGKLVYGEDGSVVNTSEGSKWIFVLSASRKLYVGQKKKGAFQHSSFLSGAATLAAGRLVAHDGILQAIWPYSGHYLPTEDNFKEFISFLEDHNVDLTNVKKCAVDDDDASYKMGSEELNQEEKRTEKDTKVVEVVEEENIKVEAFDMSKRLSCKWSSGVGPRIGCVRDYPQELQLKALEQLNLSPRVTLPPNFGSSLPIHSPRPSPKIRVSPRLAYMGLPSPRVSVTSA